A section of the Acropora muricata isolate sample 2 chromosome 4, ASM3666990v1, whole genome shotgun sequence genome encodes:
- the LOC136915756 gene encoding uncharacterized protein yields the protein MLQQQCVACNLMISNSGSSDGSCTCGHVFTKKKLIGGKRFSEYRAELYSRLENKKQRMLMRKNRQIYAGIQEKTTFERQLWSDERIERHKFPRVEKINKGNIGQQTKVTFARFNSKVTGKPLNNAPVGKKPRLDRSQATVLESLLRRFPSALAEINKRLTSQNLLWFSLNTPRRVRSEQLPIIQHQE from the exons ATGTTGCAACAACAGTGTGTGGCTTGTAATCTAATG ATCTCGAATTCAGGTTCAAGCGATGGATCTTGTACCTGCGGTCACGTGTTTACCAAGAAAAAGTTGATCGGTGGAAAGAGATTTTCTG AATATAGGGCAGAACTGTATTCCCGCCTGGAGAATAAGAAACAAAGAATGCTGATGAGAAAAAACAGACAAATTTATGCTGGAATTCAGGAGAAAACAACTTTTGAG CGTCAGCTCTGGAGTGATGAAAGAATCGAGCGCCACAAATTTCCCCGCGtcgagaaaataaacaaaggaAATATCGGCCAACAAACGAAAGTAACTTTTGCGAGATTCAACTCAAAAGTGACTGGAAAACCATTGAACAATGCGCCGGTAGGAAAAAAACCAAGGCTGGACAGATCACAGGCGACAGTTTTAGAAAGTCTCCTGAGAAGATTTCCTAGCGCTCTGGCAGAGATAAACAAGCGTTTGACGTCGCAGAATTTATTATGGTTCTCTTTAAATACTCCGCGGCGAGTTCGTAGCGAACAACTGCCAATCATTCAGCATCAGGAATGA
- the LOC136915757 gene encoding UPF0547 protein C16orf87 homolog, whose translation MSFQQCLACNAVVPKASKTCECGHVFEDVKQIAGKRFSEYRAELYWRLESKRMKALSKENQPLQNSSSDQNNNIENENAELSGEDDNSEVAVKSQRKQGQAPKKRMFRRRMSGLYPTAKKLSKPVHVTYPCLENKNEMIVSPEERSRFSKALESINKKILSQNLVWTNFLS comes from the exons ATGTCTTTTCAACAATGTTTGGCTTGTAACGCTGTG GTTCCTAAGGCAAGCAAAACATGCGAATGCGGTCATGTATTTGAGGATGTCAAGCAAATAGCAGGAAAACGGTTTTCAG aGTATCGCGCTGAGTTATACTGGCGTCTGGAAAGCAAAAGAATGAAGGCGTTGTCAAAGGAGAACCAGCCCTTGCAGAACTCTTCCTCtgaccaaaacaacaacattgagaATGAAAATGCAGAATTGAGCGGAGAG GACGACAACAGCGAAGTTGCTGTAAAATCTCAAAGAAAACAGGGACAAGCGCCCAAGAAAAGAATGTTTCGTCGCAGAATGAGCGGTCTATATCCCACAGCCAAGAAACTCTCCAAACCTGTTCATGTAACGTATCCTTGcctagaaaacaaaaatgagatGATTGTCTCGCCCGAAGAACGAAGCAGATTCTCCAAGGCGCTTGAAAGCATCAACAAAAAGATTCTCTCTCAAAATCTGGTGTGGACAAATTTTCTCAGTTGA